The genomic DNA attatggttatggttagagtaagtctccaggaaatgaatgtaagtcaatgcaatgtcccctcaagtcatgaatgttcaacatgtgtgtgtgtgtgtgtgtgtgtgtgtgtgagagagagagagagagtgtctgtgtgtgtgtgcatgtgcccgaaagtgtgtgtgtgtgcgtcctgtgtgtgggtgtttgtgagagagaggtCTGTGTGTAgcgtgtgtgcgagtgtgtgtgtgtgtgtgtgtgtgtgtgcgcgtgtgtgtgtgtgtgcaggtggtgtgagtgcacgtgtgtgtgtgtgtgtgtgtgagagagagagagagtgtctgtgtgtgtgtgcatgtgcccgagtgtgtgtgtgggtattgtgtgtgtgtgtgggtgtttgtgagagagagtgtctgtgtgtgtgcgtgtgtgcagtgtgtgtgtgtgtgtgtgtgtgtgtgcgcgtctgtgtgtggttctgtgtgtgtgtacgtgcctCTTGGTGTTGTGGATGGAACTTCCTCCCAGGACGATGCGGACTCCAGGTGTGCTGCGGTTCATGTTGTAAACAGCCAGAGCTTCTTCATACGTGGCTCCACCAATCACAAACAAGATGATGTCCTGaggtctgacacacacacacacacacacacatacacatttttaaatcagaaaccaacaatgtccaactgtagatcaaagttaaaaaacttaaaaagtctctgtgtgtgtcacctgtctCTCAAACTACTTGCTCCCAGATAAGGAAACTGACTGTCCTTGAGTCGACCTTTGATCAGCTGATCCAGAGTGTCGTGAAGCAGCGGCTGATGCTGAGCGTAGACGTTCTCTACACCCTGatcacacccacacagacacagacacgcacacacacagacagacacactagTTAGTTATtaaggaggaggtggtggttaTCATAGTAACTGTGCTGCCCCGGTTGTTGGTACCTTGAGTCCTTTAAAGAACTGTTTGGTGATGGCGACGGCGTCTGTTGGAGTGATGAGGTCACTTCCTCTGACTCTTTTCCCTCCGTACTCCACCACGGACTGAACCATCTGACAGGGAGACGGGGGTGTTTAAACAGGAGAGGCCCGAGCGTCCGAGAACGCGAAGGGAGTGTCCACTCAGAGGATTACCTTGCGGTGCCGTTCGGACACGCCCCTTCGGCTCAGCTCGTCCATCAGTGACGGCAGGATGCTGCTGCTATGGCGCTCGTACCTCAGAGCGTAGAGCATGACGAGGCGCACAGCGTCCAGCTCTGACAGACGAGGATTCTGCAGCAGACGCCGAACActctgacaacaacacacacaaccagcaCATCAAAACCACAACCTCCATGAAGACCAGGAAGATGAAGACGACCATGATGTCACCTGTTGAGCGCTGGAGTGGTCGTTCTGACACGCTAACTCTTGCTCCGCCTCCGACACCTCCATCAGCTGACGCTCTGACACCAGGCGAGAAAGTTCTCCAACAACCGTCACGTGTTTGGAAACAGTTCCCGACATTTTCTTAAACTGAGGGTAGTTATCTACAAACGcctacatgaacacatgaacacatgagtacCTGAATACATGggtacatgaacacatgaacacatgagtacCCGAACACATGAGTACATGAACACCTGAACACCTGagtacatgaacacatgaacacatgagtacATGAACATCTGAACACGTGagtacatgaacacatgaacacatgaatacatgagtacatgaacacatgaatacatgagTACACGAATACATGAattcatgaacacatgagtaaATGGACAGATGAGTACCTGAACACATGAGTACATGAACatctgaacacatgaacacatgagtacCTGAATACATGACCACAAGCACCTGAACACATGAGTACCTGAATACATGAACACCTGAATACATGACTACATGAACTCTGCCTGCAGGGGGCAACTGACCTTCATGTCAGAGATGGACTCTAGTTTCTGTTGACCTTTTGGCCTCTTCTTCTGAAAATCCTCCATCAGGTTCTTGATGTTGGTGCCAATCTCTCCAAAGTTCAGGTACATGTTCTGGAGTGGGACACAAAGACCGGAACCAGGACTGAGACAAGGATGacaaccaggaccaggactcaTACCAGGACCTGGTGTGGTGGACTCACGTTGGCGTAGAACTCGTCGTTGTCGGCAGACAGGACAACCTCTTTCAGGTCTTTGCTGATCCCTGGAACTCTGGACAGATCGATCCTGTTGTTGTTCAGACCTAGAAGCTCATGGACCATGGCCTGGTAAGTCCactacagaacacacacacacacatagttacACCATCATCATGATCATCTGACcgctcacttcctgttcctgtgtgcaggtcaccTGGTTGAGCAGCGGCGTGATGGCGTCATCACTGCGGTCGAGgatcagcagcagaggaggaaccTCAGTTTTCCTGAAGTCAAACAGCTCGTACTCTTTGGTTATGATTTGCTGACAGAGAAGAGCACAAACACTGTACTACACAGTACGACACAGAAGTACACTGTACTACACagtactacactgtactacacaGTACGACACAGAactacactgtactacacagtactacactgtactacacaGTACGACACAGAAGTACACTGTACTACACagtactacactgtactacacaGTACGACACAGAactacactgtactacacagtactacactgtactacacaGTACGACACAGAactacactgtactacacaGTACTACACTGTACTAAACAGTACTACAAagtactacactgtactacacaATACTACACTGTACCACACAGTACTACACAGTACTACACCatactacactgtactacacaATACTACACTGTACCACACagtactacactgtactacacTATACAACACTGTACTACACTATACTACACTGTACTCCACAATACTACACTGTACAAATACTAAGTACTTGACTGATGAATtgacttgtatgtgtgtgttgttgccatggaaaccttGACACTCTCAGCAAGACGCTTGGACATGTCTGATGACAGCTGGTAACGAATCATGGGACATTTCTTCAGAGCGAGGAGGACGGACGTCAAACCCTGAGTACAACGAGACAACATGGACGGCTCCCAGCTCCGcccctaaaacacacacacacacacacataagtaaaacacacacacacacacaaacacacacatcagtaacacacacatacacaccagtaacacacacacatcagtaaaACACACcagtaacacacaaacatcagtaacacacacacaaacatggtaCTTACCCTGGACACGCCCAGAAGATTCAGAGAGAACAGGTGAGGATTCACTGCGATGAAATCTCCATAaaactcctacacacacacacacacacacacacacaaggtactgagtgtgctgtgagcgccccctgctgctgagagtcAGCCTGACACAGAGGTTCActctcagtggaaacaaaatggctgccagatattgtgtaataaaatctatgATATGCATCACGTGATCATGTGAGgcagataaagacgtgatcatgtgacgtagataaagacatGACGCAGACAAAGATGTGGTCATGTGAGGCGGATGAAGacgtgacgcagataaagacatAATCATGTGACGCGGATAATGTGAGACTTGCATGACAAGCGGGTCGTGATGGCGCGAACAAAGAGCGTGATCATGTGGCGCAAAGATAAAGACTTAGCGCGAACAAAGACATGATCATGTGGCGCGGAATAAAGACATGATCATCGCGACGCGACAAAAGACGTGATCAGCGGGCAGATAAAGAGACGAGATCGCGTGACGCCGAAAGACGTGATGGCGTGAAGCAGATGAAGGCGTGATGCGTGATGATCGGATGAAGACGTGATCATTGCGCATGAAGAAGCGTGATCGTGGCGCGAATGAAGACGTGATCACGTGAAGCAGATGAAGGCGGATCCGTGGCGTAGATGAAGGCGTGATCACATGAAGCAGATAAAGGCGTGATCCGCGTGGCGTGAATGAAGACGCGGATCATGTGATGCAGATAAAGCGTGATCACGCGTGACGTAGATGAAGCGTGATCAGTGAAGACGGACATGTGGCGTGATGAAGCGTGGCGATGAAGCGTGATCACGTGGCGTAGATGAagatgatcatgtgacacataaAGCGtatcatgtgacacagaaagGCATCATGATAAAGACCTGATCACGTGTAGATGAAGGCGTGATCATGTGCGTATGAAGGCGTGGCGCGTCAGATCGCGGATGAAGACGGATCACAATGAAGGCGTGATCAATGTGATGCAGATGAAGATCCGTAGCGTGATCCGACGTGAAGACCGCGTGATACGGAATAAAAGCGTAATCATGTGGCGGTAATGACGCGTGATCCGCGTGACGAATAAAGACGTGATCCGTGACGCAATAAAGATAAATTCCAGATGATCAGTCGCGGGCAAGGATGATCACGCGTGAAGCAGCAGAAAGGCGTGATCCGCGGACGTGATCCGTGGCGTGAACGTGATCATGAAGCAGATAAAGGCGTGATCGCGTGGCGTGGAATGAAGGCGTGATCATGTGATGCAGATAAAAGGCGTGATCGCGTGGCGTAGATGAAGATGTGGCGTAGATGAAAGCGTGATCGATGTGGACGTAGATGAAGGCGATGAGCGTGAGATGAGATGAAGcggatcatgtgacgcagataaagacgtgatcatgtgacacagataaagcgtgatcatgtgacacagataaaGACCTGATCCGGTGGCGTAGATGAAGGCGGATCATGTGGCGTGGATGAAGAGCGTGACGTGAAGATGATCCGCGTGACGATGAAGACGTGATCACATGACGGCATGAAGACGGATGATGTGATGCAGTATGAAGCGTGATGATCACGTGGCGTGAGATGAAGAGCGTGATCACGTGATGCAGATAAAGACGTAATCAGCGTAGATGAAGGCGTGATCCCGTAGTGATGATCGCGTGGCGCAGATGAAGAGCGTGATCACGCGTGGCGTATGAAGCGTGATCATGTGAAGCAGACGAAGACGTATCACGCGGATGGATAAAGGCGTGATCATGCGTGATCAGCGCGATAAAGACGTGATCCGTGGCGTGGCGTGAGATGAAGagcgtgatcatgtgacgcgtGGCGAATGAAGACGGGCGTGAATGAAGGCGgatcatgtgacgagataaagcgtgatcatgtgacacagataaGAGGCGTGATCATGTGGCGCGGATGAAGATGATCCGTGGCGGGATGAAGGCGTGATCGTGTGAGACGAGATAAAAGGCGTGGCGTAGATGAGAGCGTGATCATGTGGCGTGGATGAAGGCGTGATCACGGCGCGAAGATGAAGGCGTGATCATGTGATGCAGATGAAGACGTGATCGCGGGCGTAGATGAAGCGTGATCCGCGTGATGCAGATAAAGCGTAATCATGTGGCGTAGATGAAGACGACGGGcgcagataaagacgtgatcgcGTGGcgagataaagatgtgatcgCGTGGCgagatgaagacgtgatcatgtgaagCAGACGCGACCGTGGCGTAGATGAAGCGTGATCAATGGCGCAGATAAAGGCGTGATCCGCGTGGCGTAGATGAAGGCGGATCATGTGATGATCGCGAGGATGATGACGAAAGCGTGGACGTAGATGAAGACGTGATCACATGACGCAGAtgaagacgtgatcatgtgatgcaGATGAAGACGTGATCACGTGACGTAGATGAAGACGTGATCACGTGATgcagataaagacgtgatcacgTGACGTAGATGAAGACGTGATCacgtgacgcagataaagacgagatcatgtgacgcagataaagacgtgatcacgTGACGTAGAtgaagacgtgatcatgtgaagCAGACGAAGACGTGATCACGTGACGTAGAtgaagacgtgatcatgtgacgcagatgaAGACGTgatgacgtgacgtgacgtgatcATGTGGCGCAGATATCGTAAACTTAAACTGTTTTGTTGAAGTAGATAACGTCTGTTTTTTTCACTGAGAGTCTCtttgtctcaggctggttcttggtgacctttgacctaagACTCACCTGGACTTCTGCCACCACTTCCTGTTCATCAGCTTCAGCCAGAGCTTTGATCTCACTCTTACTGATCACATTACTGaagtctgaaacacacacacacacacacacacacaaatacacacgttATCTCTGAAGCTCACAATCATCAACAttaactctttttaccccactgccatcagaatcctcaacagctgaacaggactacaataatcctgtcacctggttacactgtcactttaatctgttaccgtcactttaaaacctgaaacatgtcactttaaatctgttaaactgCACAACCAgtattcactttatgtacagttcttatttcttgtttatatgcatatgtttacacttattttatgcatatatgtatgttagttttttttgtaatattctcattccttgcatatatgcatatgtttacacttattttatgcatatatgttattttagtttcttgtaatatttatatttttcttatgtatatttatacttctactttatgctggtgttttttgagtggacagcaaagtaagaatttcattgtacagggaaacgtgtttctttactgtgcatatgacaataaacactttgaatcttgaatcttgaacagacataacttcctgttttcagaGAACACGGGTGCCATGGTAACCATCAGTACATCACTCTGATACTGAAGGAAAGGTTAAAACACAACGTTTGTTTATAAGGTTCTGAATGGAGGTTTCTTgttgatcatcatcatcgtgtGTCATGTAGCCTGTGACTCACAGATGAAGTAGACACTGTACTTTGGTCTCCTCAGCTCCTGGATCAGATGCTCCACGTTCTCCTGCACAGAACATGGATTAAgggctgtgatgatgatgtcatctgcacacaggaagtggcagGTGTGTGATCGTACCTTGGTGGGTCTGAGGAAGCAGATGGCCTTCAGGTGTTTCATGCTGTCTCTGTTCTGAGAGTCCATTCTCTCAAACAGGTAAACCTCCTTCTGTAGGATCTCTGAGTGAGTGTACACCACACTCACTATACTggtctgagacacacacacacacacacacac from Solea senegalensis isolate Sse05_10M linkage group LG20, IFAPA_SoseM_1, whole genome shotgun sequence includes the following:
- the vps45 gene encoding vacuolar protein sorting-associated protein 45, with the protein product MNVTLAVKQYISKMVESSGPGMKVLLMDRETTSIVSVVYTHSEILQKEVYLFERMDSQNRDSMKHLKAICFLRPTKENVEHLIQELRRPKYSVYFIYFSNVISKSEIKALAEADEQEVVAEVQEFYGDFIAVNPHLFSLNLLGVSRGRSWEPSMLSRCTQGLTSVLLALKKCPMIRYQLSSDMSKRLAESVKQIITKEYELFDFRKTEVPPLLLILDRSDDAITPLLNQWTYQAMVHELLGLNNNRIDLSRVPGISKDLKEVVLSADNDEFYANNMYLNFGEIGTNIKNLMEDFQKKRPKGQQKLESISDMKAFVDNYPQFKKMSGTVSKHVTVVGELSRLVSERQLMEVSEAEQELACQNDHSSAQQSVRRLLQNPRLSELDAVRLVMLYALRYERHSSSILPSLMDELSRRGVSERHRKMVQSVVEYGGKRVRGSDLITPTDAVAITKQFFKGLKGVENVYAQHQPLLHDTLDQLIKGRLKDSQFPYLGASSLRDRPQDIILFVIGGATYEEALAVYNMNRSTPGVRIVLGGSSIHNTKSFLEEVMSATTHSSDRPTGSGRHGSRR